Genomic segment of Rhodococcus sp. W8901:
TCCAGCGAGACGGTCGAGGCGCTGCGCGCGACGCGCATCTCGGGTGTGCTGATCCAGCTGCAGCCCGACCAGGGCGCTCCCTCCGGTCGGCCCTCGCGCGGTGGTCGTGACGACCGCGCCGGCGGAAAGTACGGCCGCCCCAAGGGCGATCGGTCGTCGGACCGTCGTCGCCCGCGCGACTGATTCGTCGGGCCCTCCGACAGGACAAATCGACGCCAGGACGGGTGTCGGCGAGTGTGAACTCGCCGACACCCGTTTCCTGTGAATGCGAACGATCCTGTGACGGGAGTGACGCCTGCTCTGTAACGTGCCTCACAGTTTGCGGTCGGGGATCGGCGCAATCTTCAGCAAGGAGGCACGAGCGTGGTCCACACGATTCGTCGAGGTCTCATCGCGGCCGCCCTGATCGTGGGCGGTGCAGTCGGTCTGGCCGCACCAGCGGCGGCAGACCCGAGTTCGCTGTTCGGGAGTTCGGGCGGTAGCGGCAGCGCGAGCCTGTTCGCCGGCAGTGGCGACATCGCCATCCCCCTGCCCATCCCCAGCCCGCGCGGTATCGCCGCGCTGGCCGCGGCCACCACGCAGACCGGCAAGCCCTACCTGTGGGGCGGCAACGGTCCCGACTCGTGGGATTGCTCGGGACTGGTGCAGTGGGCGTTCCGCACGGTCGGGATCAATCTCCCGCGGACCAGTCAGGAGATGGCACGGTTCACCGGCGGCATGCTGGTCCCGCTGTCGGTGCTGCAACCCGGCGACGTCATCACGATGGACACCTACGACATCGCCGGGCACGTGGGGATCTACGCCGGCAACGGCATGGTCTTCAACGCCTACGGCACGGGTGTCCCGACCGGGCTGCGACCGCTGTCGGACTTCCGGATCCACAACATTCGCCGCTTCTTCTGAAGCGGCGCCGAGGTCAGCGCAGTACCTCGGTGAGGACCGGGGCTCCGGGCGTGCCGGTGTCGAACTGGGTCCGGTGCAGCTCGGCGTAGCGTCCGTCGGCCGCGAGCAGCTCGGAGTGGTTGCCGCGCTCGACGATTCGACCGTTCTCGACCACGAGGATGAGGTCGGCCGCGCGAATGGTGGACAGCCGATGCGCGATCACGATCGCGGTCCTGCCGTCGAGCGCCTCGGTCAAGGCTTCCTGGACTGCGGCCTCGGAGGTCGAGTCGAGGTGGGCGGTGGCCTCGTCGAGGATCACGACCCGCGGCTGCGCGAGGAGTAGACGGGCGATGGTGAGTCGTTGCCGTTCACCGCCGGACAACCGGTAGCCCCGCTCGCCGACGACGGTGTCGAGGCCGTCGGGCAGTGACTCGATCAGGGCGGTGAGGCGCGCCCGTCGCAGAACCTCCCACAGCTCCGCCTCGGTCGCTTCGGGCCGGGCGAGCAGCAGGTTGGACCGCACGGATTCGTGGAACAGGTGGCCGTCCTGCGTCACCATTCCGACGGTCCGTCGAATCGAATCGGTGGTCAGATCCTTCACGTCCACGCCGCCGATGAGGACGGACCCGGCGTCGACGTCGTACAGCCGTGGAACGAGCTGCGCGATGGTGGACTTCCCGGCACCGGAGGACCCGACCAGCGCGACCATCCGGCCCGGTTCCAGTCGGAAGCTGACGTCGTGCAGGACCGTCGACCCGGTACGGGTGTCGAGTCCGGCGACCTCCTCGAGCGACGCGAGCGACACCTTGTCGGGGGAGGGGTACGCGAAGTCGACGGACCGGAACTCGACCGACGCCGGGCCTGCCGGGAGGTCGACGGCGTCGGGCTTCTCCGTGATGAGCGGCTTCAGGTCGAGGATCTCGAAAACCCGCTCGAAGCTGACCATCGCGCTCATGACGTCCACTCGGGCACTGGCCAGCGATGTGAGGGGCGAGTACAGCCGGGTGAGCAGGAGCGCCAGGGAGACGACCGCGCCCGCCTCGAGTTGGCCGCGCAGCGCGTAGAAACCACCCAGCCCGTACACCAGTGCGAGTGCCAGCGCCGACACCAGCGTCAGCGCGGTGACGAACACCGACTGCAGCATCGCGGTGCGGACACCGATGTCGCGGACCCGCCGGGCGCGGACCGCGAACTCGGCGGACTCCTGGGCTGGGCGGCCGAACAGCTTGACCAGTGTGGCCCCCGGCGCCGAGAACCGCTCGGTCATCTGCGTGCTCATCACGGAGTTGTGGTTGGCGGCTTCGCGGCTGAGCTGGGCGAGGCGTGCGCCCATCCGGCGGGCAGGCAGGACGAAGATGGGAAGCAGTAGCAACGACAGCAGCGTGATCTGCCATGAGATGCCGATCATCACGATCAGCGTGATCACCAGTGTCACGAGGTTTCCGACGACGCCGGACAGGGTGTCGCTGAACGCGCGTTGCGCGCCGATCACGTCGTTGTTGAGTCGGCTGACCAGCGCGCCGGTGCGCGTGCGGGTGAAGAACGCGACCGGCATCCGTTGCACGTGGTCGAACACGGCTCGGCGCAGATCGAGGATGAGGTCCTCTCCGATGCTCGAGGACAGCCATCGGGTGACGATCGCGAGACCCGCCTCGAACACGGCGATCGCGGCGATGAGCAGCGCAAGCCGCACCACGACGTCGGCCGAGTCGCCGGCCACGATCGCGTCGACGACGCGGCCGGCGAGAACTGGGGTGGCCACCGCCAGCGCCGCGGTGACGACGCTGAGCAGCAGATACCACGCGATGTGGCTACGGTGTGGGCGCGCGTAGCCGGCCACCCGGCGCAGCGTGGCGCGGGAGAAGGGACGACGGTCCTGCTGCGCGTGCATCGCGTTGTACATCGCGTTCCACGCGGTGACCTCCATGCTCATGGTGCGCCCCTCTCGTCGGCCCGGTCACGATACGACCGGGGTCCGACACCGAAGGTAAGACCTCAACATTGCTCGAGGTCAAGGCGCGGGCAGTCAGTGAGCGATGTCGACGACCAGTCGGGTGGGATCGCTCAGGGTGTAGACGCGGTAACCGACATCCCGCTGGGACAGCCCGATCAGCGTCTGCGCCCGACCCTCGAAGACGCCCGCGTCGCGGACCTCGGTCACGACACCGCCGGACCCGACCTCCAGCGGATTGGGTCCCGCATACGGCTCGACACCGGACTGGGGCTGCATGGTCGACCCCTCGATGAGAACCTGGAGGATGCCCTGGCCCGCGACCGCGAGGGGCTTGCCGCTGCCCTGCTGATTCGCGGTGGACACGATCTCGGCCTGCCACCCGGGCGTGCCGACGCCGCCGAACTCGTACACCACCCGGTCGAAGCCGTCGTGCCTGCCGACTCGCATGTCGGTGATGGTCAGCGCGGCGTCGGGGGAGGCCTGCCCGGTCTGCGGGGCAACCTCGGTCGGGGCGTCGGTCATCGTGCCGTCGGCTGCCGCGAGCGGCGCGATGTTCGTCGGAGAGGCCTCGGACGTCGACGTGGTGATCGAGGTCGTCGACGCGGTCTGCTCGGCGTCGGTGCTCGAGCAACCGGCGAGCGTGAGCGCCGCGACGGCGACGGAGGAGATGGCGAGCGTGCGGCGGGACCGAAGGTACGTCATGAGTGGCGATGGTAGGTCGGGCACGTTCCGCGGTCGCGGTCCGACGCGGCGTCGTGTCCGATTCGGTATGTGTGACGTCCGACGCGCTCAGTCGCGCTCAGTCGCCGGCGAGGGCGTCGCGCAGGTAGGCCAGATCGTCGGCGATGCCGTCGGCGGGGGTCTCGAGGATGACGGGGGCGCCGGCCGCGGACGCGACGGCGGTGAGCATCGCGGGGTCGATCAGGCCGGTGGTGAGGTTCGCGTGCCGGTCGCGGGCGGAGTCGAACTCGTCGCGCGAGTTGTTCAGGTGGACCAGGTCGATGCGCCCGGTGATCGCGCGGATCCGCTCGACGATGCCGAGCAGTTCCTCGCCGCCCGCCCACGCATGGCAGGTGTCGAGGCAGAATCCCGCGCCGAATTCGCCGACCGCGTCCCACAGGCGTCCGATCGCGTCGAGGTGGCGGGCCATCGCGAAGTCGCCGCCGGCCGTGTTCTCGATCAGGATCGGGACCGGGAAACCGCCCTTGTCCTGCTGGCGCTCGAACAACTTGCGCCAGTTCTCGACGCCCGCGGCCGGATCCTCGCCGTCGCGCACGTGACCGCCGTGGACGACGAGGCCGACTGCCCCGATGTCGGCGGCAGCGGCTGCCTGGTCTGCGACGGCCTTGCGGGACGGCATCCGGAGTCGGTTGTTGAGGCTCGCGACGTTGATGACGTACGACGAATGGACGACGACATCGATCGGGCTCGCGAGGATCTGCTCGGTCTGTGGGTGGGGCTCGGGCTTGTCCCACTTCTGGGGGTCGGTGAGGAACAGTTGGACGATGTCCGCGCCGAGACGCTCGCCGGCCCCGATGGGGTCGGCGTCCTGCCGGACATGGGCTCCGATCCGCATGTCCCGAGAGTAGCCGTGGGGCGGTCCCGGTCATCGAGAAACGCCCGCCGTGGATGGACGCCGCCTGGTTATGTGGCTGTCAGCACACCGACAGATGCGGGAGATTGAGACCACATGGGCAAGTTGGACGGAAAGGTCGCGCTCATCACGGGCGCCGGCCAGGGCGTCGGTCAGGGAATTGCGTTCGCACTCGCCAAGGAGGGCGCGAGGATCGCCGTGTCCGGGCGGACGGAGTCGAAGCTGATCGACACGTGCGAGGCGATCGCGGCGTTCGGCGGGATCGCCGAGCCGGTCGTCGCGGACGTGTCGAGCGCCGACGACATCACGCGTTCGGTGGACACGACCGCGGCGCTCTTCGGCGGCGTCGACATCCTGGTCAACAATGCCAGCCTCAACCCGCTGGGTCCGATCAACGATCTCGAGGCGGGTCTCCTCGAGCGCGCGTACACGTCGGGTCCGGTTGCGGCCCTGCGCACGATGCAGGCTTGCTACCCGCACATGAAGGAGCGTGGCGGCGGAGCGATCGTCAACATGGTCTCGTCGGTCGCGGTGCGCTGGGATGCGAGCGGTTACGGCGGCTACGCGTCGGTGAAGGAGGCCGTCCGGTCGCTCACCCGCGCCGCCGCCTGCGAGTGGGGTGTCGATAACATTCGCGTCAATGCTGTTGCACCGCATGCAATGTCGCCGGGTCTGCAGCGTTGGGCGGACGCCCGTCCGGAGGAGGCCGCCGCCTTCGTTGCGAGCATTCCGATGCGACGGATCGGTGACGCCGAGACCGACATCGGCAGCGCGGTCGCGTTCCTGGTCGGACCCGATGCGGCCTATCTGACGGGTGCCACGATTCCGCTCGACGGTGGGCAGGCCCGCTGGGCCTGAGCCTGTCGAAGGCGATGCGGGCCGATCGGACGTCGTGGACTTTCCGGACTGCACAGGCGGTTTCGGCGTCGTGACGGAAAGTCGAACGTAGTCCGACGATCCGGCCCGCGGTCCTCCCGGTGCGTGTGATGATGAGAGTCTCACCGCATCGGGAGGACCCGGTTATGGCTGCGGAATTCACGGGCAAGGTTTCGGTCGACATTCGGGATTCGACGCCGGACTGGGCGCCGTTCGCGGAACCTCGTGCCCCCGAGGGGGCGCCGAACGTGCTGTACGTCGTGTGGGACGACACCGGAATCGGTACGTGGGACATGTACGGCGGGCTGGTCGAAATGCCCAATCTGAAGCGGATCGCCGACCGCGGCCTGCTGCTCAGCCAGTTCCACACGACGGCACTGTGTTCACCGACCCGCGCGTCGCTGCTGACCGGTCGCAACGCGACGTCGGTCGGAATGGCCACGATCGAGGAATTCACCGACGGGTTCACCAACGCGAGTGGTCGCATACCGGCCGACTGCGCGCTGTTGTCGGAGGTCCTGGGTGAGCGCGGCTGGAACACCTACGCGGTGGGCAAGTGGCACCTGACACCGCTCGAGGAGGCGAATCTCGCCGCGACCAAACGGAACTGGCCGTTGGCGCGGGGATTCGAGAGGTTCTACGGGTTTCTCGGCGGTGAGGCCGACCAGTGGTACCCGAACCTCGTCTACGACAACCATCCGGTCGAGCCGCCGTACGCGCCCGAGGACGGGTACCACCTGTCGAAGGACCTGGCGGACAAGTCGATCGAGTTCATCCGGGACTCCAAGGTGATCGCTCCCGACAAGCCGTGGTTCATGTACCTTTGTCCGGGTTGCGGGCATGCGCCGCACCATGTCTCGAAGGAATGGGCGGACCGGTACCGGGGTCGCTTCGACATGGGCTACGAGAAGTACCGGGAGATCGTCCTCGAGAATCAGAAGCGGCTCGGCCTGATCCCGGCGGACACCGAACTGTCCCCGATGAACCCGTATTCCGGGGAGGTCAGCGCGGAGGGCCTGCCTTGGCCGCCGCTCGACACGGTCCGCCCGTGGGACTCCCTCGGCGACGACGAGAAGCGGCTGTTCTGCCGGATGGCCGAGGTGTTCGCCGGGTTCCAGAGCTACACCGATGCCCAGCTCGGCCGGCTGCTGGACTACCTGGAGGAATCGGGTCAGCTGGACAACACCATGATCGTGCTGCTGTCCGACAACGGTGCCAGCGGTGAGGGCGGGCCCAACGGGTCGGTCAACGAGTACAAGTTCTTCAACGGGTACGCCGACAAGGTCGAGGACGGACTGGAGAAGATCGACCAGTTGGGCAGCCCGGAGACGTACAACCACTACTGCCTCGGCTGGGCGATGGCGTTCAACACCCCGTACAAGCTGTTCAAGCGGTACGCGTCGCACGAGGGCGGGATCGCGGACCCGTGCCTGATCTCGTGGCCCGACGGCATCGCGGCCCGCGGCGAGATCCGCGACCACTACATCAGCGTCTCCGACATCACGCCGACCGTCTACGAGTGCCTCGGTATCGATCCGCCGCTTCTGGTCGGCGGTGTTCCGCAGCGGCCGCTCGAGGGCACCAGCTTCAGGCCGATCCTCGACGACCCCGATGCGGCGACCGGGAAGTTGACCCAGTTCTATTCGATGCTCGGGACCCGCGGGATCTGGCACGACGGCTGGTTCGCGAACACCGTCCACCCCGCGGCGCCGTCGAACTGGTCGCACTTCGACGACGACCGGTGGGAGCTGTTCCACATCGCGCGCGATCGCAGCCAGGTCCACGACCTCGCCGCCGCGCGGCCGGACAGACTCGACGAGATGCGCGCGCTGTGGTTCGAGGAGGCGGAGAAGTACGGCGGGCTGCCGCTCAACGACCTCGACATGGTGTCGGCGTTCCTGCGGTATCGGCCGTACCTCACCGGTGCCCGCGAGTCGTTCGTCTACTACCCCGATGCCGCGGAGGTGGGTCCGGGTGCGGCACTGGAGATGCGGGGCCGGTCGTTCTCGGTGCTCGCGGAGGTCAGCATCGAGGCCCGCGACGGCGGACCCGCCGCCGGTGCCGCCGAGGGTGTGCTGTTCGCGCACGGCGGCCGGCTCGGTGGGCACACGCTGTTCGTGCAGGACGGGTTCCTGAAGTACGTCTACAACTTCCTGGGCGAGGAGGAACAGGTGGTGGTGTCGACGGAACCGGTGACGGCCGGCGACCACGTGCTCGGCGTCCGGTTCGTCCGGACCGGCGCGGCCGACGACCAGTTCACGCCGCTCGGCGACACGACTCTGTACATCGATGATCGTGCGGTGGGCTCGCTCACCGGGATGCGACTGCAACCGGCGATGTTCTCGGGGGTCGGGCAGGGCATCCGCATCGGTCGCGACCCCGGACAGTCCGTCTCGGCTCTCTACCGGGCGCCCTTCCGGTTCCGTGGTGGCACCATCGCCAAGGTGGTGGCCGACGTCTCCGGTGAGCCGTATCTGGATCTCGCGCGGGAGATCGCCCGCGCGTTCTCCCATGACTGAGGCTTCATCCGCAGGTCGGGGTCCAAGATCAGGGATGTCCCCGATGGTCTTCTGTCGGGCCCGCGGGTGAGGATGGTGGGCATGCCAACCGAAACCGAGTTGCCCACCGAAACCACAGTCGCCGCTCGCGCGGTCAACCTGACGAAGGTCTACGGGTCGGGGGACACCCAGGTCCACGCGCTCGCGGGCGTGTCCGCGGAGTTCGAGCGGGGGGAGTTCACCGCCATCATGGGGCCGTCCGGCTCCGGCAAGTCGACGCTCATGCACTGCCTGGCCGGCCTCGACGAGGCGTCGTCGGGTTCGGTGTTGATCGGAGCCACCGATCTCACCACGCTCTCGGACAAGCAGATGACCCAGCTGCGCCGCGACCGGATCGGGTTCGTGTTCCAGGCGTTCAACCTGGTGCCGACGCTCACCGCCCTCGAGAACATCACGTTGCCGCTCGACATCGCCGGCCGCCGCGCCGACCAGCAGTGGCTCGACACCGTGATCGACCGGCTAGGGCTGCGGGACCGGCTGGACCACCGGCCCGGTGAGTTGTCCGGCGGGCAGCAGCAGCGTGTCGCATGCGCGCGGGCGCTGGCCGGGCAGCCGGAGATCATCTTCGGTGACGAGCCGACCGGCAACCTGGACTCGAGTTCCTCGGGTGAGGTCCTGTCGATCCTGCGAGCCGCGGTCGACGAGTTCGGCCAGACCGTCGTCATCGTCACGCACGACCCGCGTGCCGCGAGCTTCGCGGACCGCGTGGTCTTCCTGGCGGACGGCCGGATCGTCGACGAGTTGCGCGAGCCCACCGCGGAGTCGGTGCTGGACCGCATGAAGAACCTCGAGACGGTCTGACGCCATGGCAGTGACCAGTTCCCCGATGCGCAAGGTTTCGCTGCGCAATCTCGCCGCCCACAAGGTGCGGCTCGTCCTGACTGTGTTGTCGGTGGTGCTCGGCACGGCGTTCGTGGCCGGTTCGTTCGTCTTCACCGACACCCTGCAGAAGACCTTCGACAGCATCTTCGACGGCACCGCGCAGGGCGTCGACGTCCGCGTCAGTCCCGAGGAGCAGGGTTCGAGCGGCGTCCCCCTCGCGGACGTCGACACGATCCGCTCCGTCGACGGTGTCCGCACCGTCGCGCCGTCAGTGGGTGGCCAGATCGTTGTTCTCAACTCGGCCGGCAAGCCGATGCAGAACGGTGGCGCACCCAGTATCGGTTCGTCGTATCTGCCGCCGGATCAGGCACTGGGAGAGCCGACGGTCTTCGTCACGGGTACCCCGCCGGAGCAGCCGAACCAGATCGCGCTCAACGAGGGTGCCGCGAACCGGGCCGGCCTCGAGGTCGGCTCCGCCACGCGCGTCCTGACGATGCGCGGCTGGAACGACGTCACTGTGTCGGGCATCTACGCGCCCGAGACCGACACGGGTGGATATGTCGGCGCGCTATTCACCGACGCGCAGGCGCGCGAGCTGTTCACCGACGGCGGCCACGTCGGGTACATCGACGTCGCCGGGACGGGAGTGTCGCAGGACGAGCTGCGTGATCGGATCGCGGCGGCGTTGCCCGACACCAAGGTTCAGACCGGCGCCGAGGTCAAGCAGGAGACCAAGGACGAGATCGGTGAGGCCCTCAGCTTCGTCAACTACTTCCTGCTGGCCTTCGGCGCCATCGCACTGCTCGTCGGCACGTTCATCATCTACAACACGTTCTCGATGATCGTCGCGCAGCGCCTGCGCGAGCTGGCCCTGCTGCGTGCGATCGGTGCCAGCCGCAAGCAGGTGGGCCGGTCGGTCGTGTTCGAGGCGCTCATCGTCGGCGTGATCGGCAGCGCGCTGGGCATCGCCGCGGGCATCGGGCTCGCGTACGGCCTGCGGGGTCTGCTCAACGCGTTCGATCTCGGCCTGCCCGACGGCCCGCTGCAGGTGGCGCCGCGCACGATCATCGTGGCTCTCGTGCTCGGTGTGATCGTCACGGTCGTCAGCGCGTACGCGCCGGCTCGCCGGGCCGCCAAGGTTCCGCCGGTTGCGGCGATGCGTGAGGAGTTCGCCTCCACGGGTGACACCCTGCGGGTGCGCACGTTGATCGGCGCGATCGCGGCCGTGCTGGGTGTCCTTGCGCTGGTCGTCGGAGCACAATCCACCGGTGGCGGAGCGGCCGCCGTCGTCGGGCTCGGGGCGCTCGCCCTGGTTCTCGCGGTGCTGCTGGCCGCTCCGGCGCTGTCGCGTCCGGTGGTGGGTGCGCTCGGTGCCGTGTTCGCCAAGCCGTTCGGTCCGGTCGGGCGTCTGGCCCGCACCAACGCGGTCCGCAATCCGCGCCGCACCGCGGCGACGGCGTTCGCGCTCACCCTCGGGCTGATGCTCGTGTCGGTGATCGGGGTGTTCGGTGCATCCGCCAAGGCGAGCGTGAACTCGCTCGTCGACAAGGGCGTGGAGGCCGACTTCGTGCTCACCGGCCCCCAGGGGATCGGGGTGCCGGCCGGCGCCGCCGGCGCCGCCGCGCGGGTGAACGGCGTCACCGACGCGATCTCGCTGCACGGTGTCGCCGCGAAGATCGGCGACGCCGATGTCTACGGCACCGCGCTGAGCGGGTCGCCGGAAGGCGTGCTCGCCTACACGATGAAGGAAGGGGCCTCGTCGGTGTCCGGCACCGACATGCTGGTCAGTGCCACCGAGGCTGCCGACCGCGGGTGGGCGATGGGCACCCCGGTGACCCTCACCGACCGCGACGGCGAGCAGGTCGTCACGACTGTCACCGGTATCTACGAGGACAACCAGCTGCTGGGTCCGTGGCTCGTCTCGGACCAGGTGTACCAGGAGATGACGGCGCCGAACATGCGCACCGAGTGGGCGGTGCTGATCAAGGCGGCGCCCGGTGCCGACCTCACGGCGATGGCGACCGACCTTGCCACCGCGACCGACCCGTTCGTCGTGGTCCAGGTCCAGGACCGCGAACAGTTCAAGGGCACGCAGGGCCAGCAGATCGATGCGCTGCTCGCCGTGCTGTACGGCCTGCTCGCGCTCGCGGTCGTCATCGCGATCCTCGGCATCGTGAACACCCTCGCGCTCTCGGTCGTGGAGCGGCGCCGGGAGATCGGCATGCTGCGAGCGGTGGGTATGCAGCGGGCGCAGGTTCGCCGCACCATCTACCTCGAGTCGGTTCTGATCGCGGTGTTCGGTGCCCTGGTGGGCGTCATCCTCGGTGTCGTGTTCGGGTGGGGCTTCGTCCGGACGCTCGCCGACCAGGGCCTCGACCAGATCTCGGTGCCGTGGGGACAGGTGCTGGGGATGCTGCTGGGTTCCGCGGTCGTGGGCGTCCTGGCCGCACTGTGGCCCGCCAACCGGGCGGCCCGCACCCGGGCGCTCGAGGCCATCGCCGACATGTAGGCGCGGCGAAACCAGGGGCGGTACCTTCGTCGGCTTCGGCCGCGAAGGTACCGTCTTCGCGTGAGCAACCTGCAGGAAATCGGTGATCGTGACGGCTGGCGCTGTTGGCTGTGCGACGAGCCGGTCGACCCGGACATGTCGGTCAACGATCCGCGCGGACCGAGCGTCGACGGCATCAGCACCGCGAAGAAGAGCAAGGGCAAGTCGGTCCAGGAGCGCCTCGCGCACCGTGCCTGCAATACCAAGAAGGGCGCAATCAAGCCGGTCGTCGCGTGGCCCGACGAACTGTTCGTGGTGGACCCGGCGCCGATCATCGGTGTCGTCGAGCAGTTGACGCGCAAGGGCGGCCGGGTCGCGGTGGCACGCTGTCCCGGCGAGGCGGATGCGCGGGCGGCCGGTGAGTGGCTCCTCGACCGCCTCTCGCGGCTTGCACCGGACCTGGATCTGACCACCCGGGTCGACTCCGGTGGCGGAGGCGCTCTGCTGGTTCTCGAGACTCGCTAGGCGCCGCGGCAAAGCGCCGTTCACCGCCCTACATGGGAGTACCGTTCGCATCGAGGACCCGGATCCGGTTCAGGTGTGGAGGGAATCATCGATGAATCTGGCGTTGACCGCGGACGAGCGCGCGTTCCGCGACGAGATGCGCACCTTCTTCCGGAGCGAGGTCCCGGCGGAGATTCGTGAGCGGGTGGCGTCGGGTGCCACACTCGGCCGCGACGACGTGGTCACGACGCAGCGCATCCTGAACGCCGCGGGTCTCGCGGTACCGCACTGGCCCGTCCGGTGGGGTGGCCGGGACTGGACCGCGGTGCAGCGGCACATCTGGCTCGACGAGATGCAGTTGGCGGCGGTCCCGGAGCCGCTGGCGTTCAACGCCAACATGGTCGGTCCGGTGATCGCGGCGTTCGGCTCGGACGAGCAGAAGGCGCGGTTCCTGCCCGCGACGGCCAACCTCGACATCTGGTGGTGTCAGGGCTTCTCGGAGCCGGGATCGGGGTCGGACCTCGCTTCGCTGCAGACCCGCGCCGTCCGCGACGGTGACAGCTACGTGATCAACGGGCAGAAGACGTGGACCACGCTGGCGCAGTACGCCGACTGGATCTTCTGCCTCGTGCGCACCGATCCGGACGCTCCGAAGAAGCAGGCGGGCATCTCGTTCATCCTGGTGAACCTGACGTCCCCGGGCGTGACGGTGCGACCGATCCGCCTCATCGACGGCAGCTACGAGGTCAACGAGGTCTTCTTCGACGATGTCCGCGTGCCGGCCGAGAACCTGGTGGGGGAGGAGAACGCCGGCTGGAGTTACGCGAAGTTCCTCCTCGGCAACGAGCGCACCGGCGTCACCGGTGTCGGCCGCACCAAGATCAAGCTGGCGCGCGCGAAGGAGCACGCGGCGCGCACTCCGCTCGGTGCGGGCACTCTGCTCGACGATCCGCTGTTCGCGGCCCGCGTCGCGGAACTCGAGAATGAACTGCTCGCACTCGAACTCACGCAGCTGCGGGTGGTCGCCAGTTCGGTGCACGGCAAGCCGGACCCGGCGTCGTCGCTGTTGAAGCTGCGAGGTTCCGAATTGCAGCAGGCCGCAACCGAACTGCTCGTCGACATCGCGGGCCCGGACTCGTTGCCGTTCGAGGCCGGCGCCGACATCGAGAGCCCACTGTGGGCGCAGCGAGCCGCGCCCGCGTATCTGAACTACCGCAAGGTGTCGATCTACAGCGGGTCGAGCGAGGTGCAGCGCACCATCATCGCGTCGTCGATCCTCGGATTGTGAGGCGTGGCATGGACTTCGAACTCGACGACGAACAGAAGCTGCTGCGCGACACGACGCGGGAACTCCTCGGCCGCAGCTACGACCCCGAGGCACTCGCGGCGGTCAAGGCGACGCCGCGCGGTTGGAGCGAGGACGTGTGGCGGAGGCTGGCCGAGACCGGACTGCTCGGGCTCGGATTCTCCGACGAGGACGGCGGCTCGGATGCCGGCCCGGTCGAGGTCGGACTCGTGATGTCCGAACTGGGCCGACGGCTCGCGCCGGAACCGCTGCTGGATGCAGTGCTGGTGCCCGGTTCGTTGATTGCCGACGTCGGCAGCGAGGCGCAGCGGCGGAAGATCCTCCCGAGTGTCCTCGGCGGCGCGGTGCTGCTCGCGTTCGCCCACGCCGAGTCGGGGACCCGGTGGCCGGCGGTCGAGGTGGGCACCAGTGCTGTGCGGCAGGGAGATTCGTGGACCCTCACCGGCACCAAGAATCCGGTGCCGCACGGTGACTGCGCCGACTCGGTCGTCGTGTCCGCGGCGTTGCCCGACGGCGGCGTCGGCCTGTTCCTGGTGGATGGGGACGCGCCCGGCGTCGCTCGACAGCGATATGCGACGCACGACGGCTTGCGGGCCGCGCAGATCGAATTCCGGGACGCCCCCGCCGAGCCGTTGGGCGACGGCGGCGATGTCGTCGCCGCGATCCACGCCGCGCAGGTCCGCGCGCAGGCCGC
This window contains:
- a CDS encoding AMIN-like domain-containing (lipo)protein, coding for MTYLRSRRTLAISSVAVAALTLAGCSSTDAEQTASTTSITTSTSEASPTNIAPLAAADGTMTDAPTEVAPQTGQASPDAALTITDMRVGRHDGFDRVVYEFGGVGTPGWQAEIVSTANQQGSGKPLAVAGQGILQVLIEGSTMQPQSGVEPYAGPNPLEVGSGGVVTEVRDAGVFEGRAQTLIGLSQRDVGYRVYTLSDPTRLVVDIAH
- a CDS encoding C40 family peptidase, producing the protein MVHTIRRGLIAAALIVGGAVGLAAPAAADPSSLFGSSGGSGSASLFAGSGDIAIPLPIPSPRGIAALAAATTQTGKPYLWGGNGPDSWDCSGLVQWAFRTVGINLPRTSQEMARFTGGMLVPLSVLQPGDVITMDTYDIAGHVGIYAGNGMVFNAYGTGVPTGLRPLSDFRIHNIRRFF
- a CDS encoding ABC transporter ATP-binding protein, translating into MSMEVTAWNAMYNAMHAQQDRRPFSRATLRRVAGYARPHRSHIAWYLLLSVVTAALAVATPVLAGRVVDAIVAGDSADVVVRLALLIAAIAVFEAGLAIVTRWLSSSIGEDLILDLRRAVFDHVQRMPVAFFTRTRTGALVSRLNNDVIGAQRAFSDTLSGVVGNLVTLVITLIVMIGISWQITLLSLLLLPIFVLPARRMGARLAQLSREAANHNSVMSTQMTERFSAPGATLVKLFGRPAQESAEFAVRARRVRDIGVRTAMLQSVFVTALTLVSALALALVYGLGGFYALRGQLEAGAVVSLALLLTRLYSPLTSLASARVDVMSAMVSFERVFEILDLKPLITEKPDAVDLPAGPASVEFRSVDFAYPSPDKVSLASLEEVAGLDTRTGSTVLHDVSFRLEPGRMVALVGSSGAGKSTIAQLVPRLYDVDAGSVLIGGVDVKDLTTDSIRRTVGMVTQDGHLFHESVRSNLLLARPEATEAELWEVLRRARLTALIESLPDGLDTVVGERGYRLSGGERQRLTIARLLLAQPRVVILDEATAHLDSTSEAAVQEALTEALDGRTAIVIAHRLSTIRAADLILVVENGRIVERGNHSELLAADGRYAELHRTQFDTGTPGAPVLTEVLR
- a CDS encoding SDR family NAD(P)-dependent oxidoreductase, with amino-acid sequence MGKLDGKVALITGAGQGVGQGIAFALAKEGARIAVSGRTESKLIDTCEAIAAFGGIAEPVVADVSSADDITRSVDTTAALFGGVDILVNNASLNPLGPINDLEAGLLERAYTSGPVAALRTMQACYPHMKERGGGAIVNMVSSVAVRWDASGYGGYASVKEAVRSLTRAAACEWGVDNIRVNAVAPHAMSPGLQRWADARPEEAAAFVASIPMRRIGDAETDIGSAVAFLVGPDAAYLTGATIPLDGGQARWA
- a CDS encoding deoxyribonuclease IV gives rise to the protein MRIGAHVRQDADPIGAGERLGADIVQLFLTDPQKWDKPEPHPQTEQILASPIDVVVHSSYVINVASLNNRLRMPSRKAVADQAAAAADIGAVGLVVHGGHVRDGEDPAAGVENWRKLFERQQDKGGFPVPILIENTAGGDFAMARHLDAIGRLWDAVGEFGAGFCLDTCHAWAGGEELLGIVERIRAITGRIDLVHLNNSRDEFDSARDRHANLTTGLIDPAMLTAVASAAGAPVILETPADGIADDLAYLRDALAGD